One stretch of Malus domestica chromosome 14, GDT2T_hap1 DNA includes these proteins:
- the LOC103413460 gene encoding peroxiredoxin-2E-2, chloroplastic-like yields the protein MAASLTVSRLLTAPKSLSFSTTTAAAPPKTSLFSPKSLSSKSSYTPLPLKHSPHPKPLLRFSTTAAKPISAAIAVGDKLPEATLAYLDAAGDVQTVTVSELTKSKKAVLFAVPGAFTPTCSQKHVPGFVEKSGELKAKGVETIACIAVNDVFVLKAWKENLNIGDEVLLLSDGNGDFTRAIGAELDLSDKPVGLGVRSRRYSLLAEDGVVKVLNLEEGGAFTSSGAEDILKVL from the coding sequence ATGGCAGCCTCCCTCACAGTCTCAAGGCTCCTGACCGCCCCCAAGTCCCTCTCTTTCTCCACTACCACCGCCGCCGCACCACCCAAAACGTCTCTCTTCTCACCCAAATCCCTCTCCTCCAAAAGCTCCTACACCCCTCTCCCCCTCAAACACTCCCCACACCCAAAACCCCTCCTCCGCTTCTCCACCACCGCTGCCAAACCTATATCCGCCGCCATCGCCGTCGGCGACAAGCTCCCCGAAGCCACCCTCGCGTACCTCGACGCCGCCGGCGACGTCCAAACCGTGACTGTCTCCGAGCTCACCAAATCCAAGAAGGCCGTCCTCTTTGCCGTCCCCGGCGCCTTCACCCCGACCTGCTCCCAGAAGCACGTCCCGGGATTCGTGGAGAAGTCGGGTGAGCTCAAGGCGAAGGGCGTCGAGACCATCGCCTGCATTGCGGTCAACGACGTCTTCGTGCTCAAGGCGTGGAAGGAGAATCTCAACATCGGCGACGAGGTGCTGCTGCTGTCCGATGGGAACGGTGATTTCACGAGGGCGATTGGGGCGGAGCTCGATTTGAGCGATAAGCCGGTGGGGCTGGGCGTCAGGTCCAGAAGGTACTCGCTTTTGGCGGAGGATGGCGTTGTTAAGGTCTTGAATTTGGAGGAAGG